The genomic segment CATATTCTAACCAGTAAGTATCGAGTTCTGCATTCATTTCCGGGACATTTTCTAATAACATTTCTAGTGTTGTTTGGTTAGAGATTCGCTCTAGTTCGTGTGCATGATTATGGTAGCTAAATTCAAGCCCTGCCTCATTAATTGTTTGTGTAATCGCACTTAAACTACTAGTAAAGTCGAACCACTCTTGTTCGGTTTCAAAATCGGCATATGGACAAACGATATGCTGATTTCCTAGTTCTTTTTCAAATAAAATCACATTATCTAAATCAGCTTCTAGTTGTTCTTTGCTAATATGGGAACCTGCAATTTCTAGACCAAGTTCCGCTAATTTTGTCTTTATTTCATTAGCTGACTTGCCGTAATATCCCGCAAATTCTACTCCTTCGTAACCCATTTTCGCAACTTCTTCCAGCGTTCCAAAGAAATCCATCTCACAAGCTTCTTTGACACTCCATAATTGCAATGCTATTTTTGCTTGCATAAAGGTTCTTCCTCCTTAATTGAAATAAACTGGTTTTCCGGTTTTAGATGACTCATAAATTGCTTCTAAAATTTGTGTTACAACAAGCGCTTGCTCTGGTTTTACAACTGGCTCTGTATTGTTTAAAATCGCATCTAACCACTGTTCTGCTTCGATTAATGCTGGGTCGTCTCCTTCGCCATCATAAAAATCTACTCCATCCGCATCAAGTTGAATTTTCTTTTCGTACATTTGACTATAAGCTTCTCCGTTAATTCGTAGGCCGTCTTCCATATCTGCGCCGCCTTCTGTTCCACTAAGCGACGTTCTTGCTTCTCCAACGTCTAGCGTATTTAATGCCCAACTTGCTTCTAGAACAATCGTTGCACCGTTTTCCATTGTGATAAAGCCAAATGCAGAATCTTCCACCGTAAATTTCTTTGGATCCCATGAACCCCAAGCGTTTGCTGCATTTTCTTTTTTTGCTAGTTTATGATAACTATTTCCGACAACATATTTTGGTTTGTAATTGTCCATCATCCAAAGTGTTAGATCAAGTGCATGGGTGCCGATATCAATAAGTGGTCCCCCACCTTGCGCTTCTTCATCTAAAAATACGCCCCATGTCGGTACTGCGCGGCGACGAATCGCTTTTGCTTTAGCATAATAAATATCACCTAGTTCATTATTTTCGCAAATTTGGTGTAAGTAGTCTGAGTCTTTACGGAATCTATTTTGGTAACCGATTGTTAATTTCTTCCCTGTACGCTCTGCAGCTGCTATCATGCTCTTAGCTTCATCGGTTGTTTTTGCCATTGGTTTTTCGCACATAACATGTTTGCCAGCTTCCATTGCCGCAATTGAAATTTCTGCATGCGAAATATTTGGTGTACAAACATGAATAACATCAATTGATTTATCTTGGAGTAAGTCTTTATAATTTGTGTATACGCTTGCATTTTCAGCCCCAAATTCTTTTGCTGCTTCCTCTGCTTTTTCTAGTACAATATCGCAAAAAGCAACCATCTCTGCTTTTTCAGCTTTTAACAAACTTGGCATATGCTTACCATTTGCAATGCCTCCACACCCAATAATTCCAACTTTTAATGACATATAAAAAACCTCCAATAGTTTTGATAGTTACATCATACAAAACTAATGAAGGTAATTCTTCCTATTTTATTGCTTAATTATTCCCGTATATTGCTTTCCTGTATTTGAGCGGGGCAACTCCCATTGCTCTTTTAAAAGCATGGTGGAAGGTTTTAACACTGCTAAAGCCTGCAAGTTCAGCCACTTCAGTTACTGGAAATGCTTCATTTAGCAACATCCATTTGGCTTTATTTAAACGATAGTCATTTAAAAAAGTAACAAAAGTCATTCCCGTATTTCGTTTAAAAAACTTCGTAAAATAATAGGTGCTAAATCCAGTATAATCTGCTACTTCTTGTAAACTAACAGGTTCCTGGTAATGTTTTTCTACATAAGAGAAAATCTGATCTAGTTTTTGTAAAGTTTCTTGTGATTTGAGTACTGCTTGTTCAGAAATCACACTATCAGGTTGCGTTTTTATTTGCGGAATCGCCCGGTAAATAAGAACAATAATCGCCAGCAAGTCTGCTTTCAAAATGTAATGTTTCCCTGGTTTATTCTCACTAGATTCTGAATGTATTTCCTGAATTAATGACTGCATTTTACTGGCAACTTCTTCTGGCCAGTCTCTACTCAAATGTGCCATTTCTGTAAGCATTTCTCGTAATGTTTTACCTGCCTCGTCCAGTTGCATTTCTTCTTGAAATAAACTTAAATCAAATTGAATAACAATCCGTTCACTATTTGGGGAGGCTAAAAAATAGTGAACATCGCCACCATTAATAACTTGAATTTCGCCTTCTTTTAATTGAATCGGCATATCATTTATCCCTAAATTCAAACTGCCTTTTAATGCATAAATAATTTCGATTTCTTTATGCCAGTGTGGGTAGACAAGAACCTCACCTTCATTGATGAATGATCGAAACGGAAAAGCTTTATTTAATTCAGGAATTTCTAAGTATTCACTCATAATAAAACTCCTCTTTTTTCGTAATTAAAGAGCATTCATATTTTTTATGACCCATGGTTTGTGGCTATCATCTAGAATGCCTTCTTTACGTAACTTTAATACAATAATATTCGTATATTCTCGAGTTGTATTCGCATATTGAGCCAGAATAGAATTATTAATTTCCTCAGGTAAAACATATTCTCGCTCTTTCGTTACCCGACCCATATATAGACCGATATCTTTCAAACAAGCTCGAATACGTGCTTCTTTTTTCATGAAAGTACGTTTACTTGCTTTAAAATAAGCTCTTCTTGTATAAAGTAGATTAGCTAATAAGTATTTTTCTTTTTGACCTGTTTCACTCAAGACTCGTTCGACAAATTCAGGCTCTAGTACCCAACATTGAATTTCTGTCAAAGCCCGTAAAATAGAATCTTCTGGTTCTTCATTAATAATTGGGACTAAATTAACCGCAACTTCCCCACCAACAAAACAAATAATTCCCGAATTGCCATGTTCATTCTCTAGACAATAAGCAAAATAACCACTCTCAACTAAATAAATTTTGAAGCCACTAGTGTTATTTAATTTTATTTCTTGACCTTTTGGAAATATTTCTTGATAGCAATTCTCATGAAAACCCTCATTTTTTTTGAGTATCTGTAGCAATGATTTTGTTGTCGTTTCTTTAAAAATATCTTCATCTGAATACATTTTCTAACATCCTCTCATTAATTTACAAAAAAACTGCAGAAGCATTTATCTCTGCAATTTATTAGTTAAAATATGGATTTGTTGCTTTTTCATGGCCAATAGTTGTTACTTCTCCGTGTCCAGAGTATGCTTGTAAATCATCTGGAAGAACAAATAGCTCTTCAGTAATACTATTAATTAAAGTATCAAAATCGCCCGTGTATAAGTCTGTACGACCAATGCTACCTTTGAATAACGCATCGCCAACAATAACAAAGTCAGCAAAAATAAAGCTCAAACTTCCAATAGAATGACCTGGTGTTGGTACAACTTTAAAATGAAAACCTTCAATATTATAGTCCCCGAGCGTAAATTCATGTTCCGCAGGGCGGGCAACGATTGGTGTTCCAGCAATATGAGCAGACAGATTGAGTTCAGGACTGGAAAGCCAACTTTGTTCTTTCGGGCTAACATAGACAGGAATAGAATAAGTCGCTCGAATCTCTTCTAGCGCTCCAATGTGGTCATAATGACAATGAGTCAACAAAATCGCTACCGGAGTAACTTCAAGTTTAGCAATTTCCGCTTCGATTTTATTTGCCTCAGCACCTGGATCAATAATTAGCGCTAAACCATCTTGATAGACAATATAACAATTTTCTTGGATTGTCCCTGTCATAATTCTTTTAATTTTTGTCATTTCGCTTCCACCTTTCTGCACATTCCCCATTATACCGAAATTTTCGTTCTACTTCAATATACCTTGTTTGTATTCACTTAGGAGATATACTACAATGAAGAAAGAAGTTTAAAAGGAGGAATAAAAAATGACTGCAAAAATGTTACATACGTGCATTCGGGTGAAAAACTTAACCGAATCAATCGCGTTTTATGAGAATGCTCTAGGTTTAAAGGAGATTCGTCGAAAAGATTTTCCTGATTTTGAATTCACACTTGTTTATATGGCTTTTGAAGAAGGTGGATTTGAACTAGAATTAACTTACAATTATGACCAACAAGAAGCTTATGACTTAGGAAATGGTTACGGTCATTTAGCAGTTGGTGTTCCTGATGTCCGCGCATTACTAAAAGAACATCAAGCTGCCGGCTATACGGTAACAGACTTAAAAGGCCTTCCTGGTGAAGATCCATTTTATTACTTCCTAACTGATCCAGATGGTTATAAAACAGAGATTATTCAAGATGGCGCATTATAGAACTGGAGAATTTTGATGGGAAAATATTTGATTATTATTTTAATCGCACTAGCAATTAACGGCATTAGTTTTCTTTTCGAAAATGATATAGCCAATCTAATCGCTGTTATTATCACAGCTTTATTACTAATTTACTTAATGCTTGATTTAACAAAAATGTATCGACGTAAATAAGAAAAGCCAGAAAATCATTTTTAAGTGATTTTCTGGCTTTTCTTTTGCAACAAATTAGTTCTCATCCGCAATACACACTCGATTTCGACCAGTAAGTTTTGCTTTATATAAAGCTTCATCCGCTGATTTAAATAAACGTTCACTAGTCGTTACTTCATTATGGGAACCACTAACACCGATAGAAATAGTTATTTTCACCGTTTGCCCACTTGGAATCAGAAAATGATGTTCTTCTGTTTCCTTTCGAATATGTTCAGCAAAATAGTTACCTTCTTCCACTGAATAATCTAGTAAAATAAGCGAAAATTCTTCCCCTCCGTTTCTAAATGCTTCCGAACCATCTGTTGTACTCTCCTTTAAAATGAAAGCAAGTTGTTTTAAAATCGCATCGCCCGCATCATGTCCATATGTATCATTGATATTTTTAAAGAAATCAATGTCAATTAACAGCAATGCCACTTGTCTTCCGCTTTTATCCACGACATGGTTAATTTTTTCATCAAACTGCCTTACATTAGATAACTGCGTCAAATAATCTAGTGTGGAGTCTTGCTCATATTTTTGAAATAGTTGTTTGGATTTAATCATATTGTTCATCAACCCTGCTGAAACAACACCAATAACAAGCGAAATCACTACAAATATCGTCATGTTAATCCAGAAATAAGATTCTTTAGCTAAAATCAAATGTAAGTTTACCACTACAAAACCACTGGCAATAATATTCAAAGTGAAAACGCCCCAAATTTTATAGCGCTCTAATCGTTTACTTAAGAACGCAGCCATTACCCCAATGAGCATCATCACAACAGCAGCCATAAATGCAGCTAAATTGACGGAAAGTAAAAATCGTGACAGTGAGATGATGATGGCCGACACAAGCGCTGGAATAGGTCCACCATAAAATCCCACCATTAAAATTGGAATGTGACGCAAATCTACAATAACATTATTGGAAATTGGAATCCCAAAAAGCATTAGCATAAATCCAAGAACTCCTGCCCATATCCCAATGACCACTTTTCTTCTTGTTGCCATTTCTTTTGTAATTGGTTCTTTATAAATTATTGAAATAATATAAAAACCTGCAAGTAAAATTGCTGCATTACTTACTAATTGTTGGACCAAAAAGCATCCCCCCTCGCATTGTTACATTACTACTTTACTACCCTGTTGTGTTCATAAGTATGCATTCTTCACTATCTTCACGCAAAAAAACAACCTCTTAAAATAGAAGTTGCAACAAGAATTATAAAAAATCCGCACTAAAAATTAATTTCTAGTGCGGATTTACTCTTTTTAGTAAGCTGTCCAACCAGCATCTGCAGTAACTACAGTTCCATTTACAAAGCTAGCATCATCAGAGGCTAAGAATAAAGCGACTTTCGCAATTTCCGAAGCATCGCCAGCCCGAGGGTTAGTTCCCATTCCAATCATAGCTCGTTCTTGTCCAAATTGATCCGGCGCGTAAATAGTTGTTCCAATGTTGGTATTCACCGCTCCTGGTGCAATCGCGTTACAACGAATATTTTTATTTGCGTACTGGAAGCCAACATTTTTGGTAAACCCGACTACCGCATGTTTAGAAGCAGTATACGCAGCACCCGCACGTGAACCAAATAATCCTCCAGCAGATGCAATGTTCACAATAACGCCTTGTCCTTTTTCTTCAAAAATGTGTAATGCCTTTCGTGTAGCCCGCATCACCCCAGTTGTATTGATAGCAAACACTTTATCCCAAAGTTCATCCGTTAATTCTCCTGCTGGAACAAAATTATCCATAATCCCGGCATTATTCACTAAAATATCTAAAGTACCATATTTCTCAACAGCTTGGTTAATCATATTTTGTACATCGTCTTCACTAGTTACGTTCGCTACTACAGCAAGCGCAGTTCCATTTTCCTTTTCAACTAAATCCACTGTCTTTTGTGCAGCTTCTAGATTCAAATCAGCGACTACTACCTTCGCACCTTCTTTAGCAAAAAGCAGTGCGATTTGTTGCCCCATTCCTGACGCTGCCCCTGTTATAACGACAACTTTTCCATTTAATTTCCCCATGATTTTTTCCTCCTTCACTTTTGATACGCTAAAAAGGATAAAAAGCATCCTTCTTGTTTTCATTATAGTCCCGAAGTTAACCGCTTTCAATATGTAAAGAAAGCCACTTTTGTTGATTAAACAACACTTTTGCGTTATATGTATAGTAACGGCAAAAATCTTATATCTGGGGGAGCTAAGTGTATGGATAGACGTATAAGAAAGACAAAGCAGTCCTTAAATGAAGCACTATTTACCCTGCTTGACCGTAAGCCATTCAAACAAATTACCATTACGGATATTGTACAAGAAGCAGATGTTAACCGGGGTACTTTTTACAAGCATTATCGTGAAAAAGAGGATTTACTTGATAACATTATTCAAGAAGTTTTAGCAGATTTAAAAAGCGCCTATCAAGACCCTTATCTGAAAACAAATCATTTCTCCGTGCAAGCACTTACTCCATCAATGATAAAAATATTTGATCATGTATATAGTCACCAAACTTTCTATAAACAAGTTATTAATTCAACTATTAGCCCTAGTTTTCAAAATCAAGTCTGTGATGTGATTCGTGAGTTAGTTTTAAATGATTTCGTAAGTTTTTCTAGTACTACTAATGCAGAACCAATGTTACTTGCAACTTACCAAGCACATGCCATTTTTGGAATGATTGTTTTTTGGGCTGAAGAAGAATTTTCGCATTCACCGGAGTATATGTCCGAACAATTACTTTTTATTATCCATGCAAAACAACAAATACTTTGATCCTTACATAATTGTTATATTACTTTCTAGCTTTGTCACTTGAATCGAGGGCAGACACCACCTCACACTTGTTATAATAAAAGCATCAAAGAAAGGTGTGTTGATTATGAACGATCATCGAATTTTAAATGCATTAAGTTATTTTAGTATATTTTTTGCCCCTATTATTATTCCGGTGCTAATATGGATATTTGCTAAAACTGACGAAGTTACTCACCATGCCAAAATTGCTTTATTAACGCATATTATTCCAACTATTGCAGGTATTGTTTGTTTCTCAAGTTTTTTTATTACTTCCTTTACACAAGGTGGTATTTTAACTAATTTAACATTAATGGTTACTGCCGGCTTATTCTTTATTACGATTATCGCAACAGCAGGCTTATTTATTTTTAATATTGTTCGTGGTATCCAAATGTTGCTTACCAAACAAGAAGAAGACGTCTGGATTTAATGTAAAAAGCTATCCTGAGAAAAATCAGGATAGCTTTTTTTGTTTTATTCGTGCATTTTTCTCGTTTTTCTTAGTAAAAACAGAGCTAATGCGCTAATGATAAATCCGGTAAAAATAACTTCGTAAGGGAACTGATCTCCAGTAGACGGGAGATTTGGTGTTTCCCCAACTTTTACAGCAGGTTTAGTCGGATCACTCGGTTTAGTTGGATTTACTGAGTCTACTTTGATTGGTTGTTTTGTTTTTTCATAAACAAAAGTAATTTTTTGTGGGTCCTTATTAAAGGTTCCTACCTTGTTTGTAGCATCTTTTACAAGTTTGTAATTTCTAATGTTTTTGGCAGCCAGTTCATATTTTTCACCAACTATGCCTGTATGAATTTCTTGGTCAGCTAGGTGATTTCCTTCTTTATCAACATATTCTACTGTAATAATACCACTTATGTTCTTCTTCGTATTTTCTTTTGTTACTTGAAGTGGTTTTTGTTGATCAAAAGCAATTTTCACTTCTACTGGTGCAGTATCTAATTCATAACCTTCTGGCGCTTTTGTTTCGATTAACTGATAATCGCCTGGCGCTAAATCTGTTACCTCAATTTTCCCGTTTTCATCAGTAGTTAGGTTTTCTGTAACATTATTGTCTGCATCAACTAATTTGAATGTTGCATCTGCAAGTGCAGCTTTTGTTTCGCTATCTGTTTTTGTTAGAACAACGGAACCACTAGACATTGCGTTAGTTTTAGTTACTTGAATCGGTTCTTGTTGATTAAACTCAATTGTAAATTCTACTGGAGTTTTCTCTAGTTGATAACCTTCTGGCGCTTTTACTTCAACTAATTGATACTCACCTGGTGCTAAATTATCAATTCTTAATTGACCGTCCGCTCCTGTTGTTCTATCTGCATTTAAGCTTACCCCTTGTTTCGTTTGTAGTTCAAATTCTGCGCCTTCTAAGTTGCTTCTTGTTTTATTATCAATTTTTGTAAGAACAACGCTTCCTGTTTTAGCTACATTATCTTTTGTTACATTCACTGGTGCAGTTTGGTTAAACTCAATTGTAAATTCTACTGGAGAGGCATCTAATTCGTATCCAGTTGGGGCTTTTGTTTCTACAAATTGGTAATCGCCTGGCGCGAGGTCAGCTACTTCGATTTTGCCATCTGCGTCTGTTTCTAAACCTTCTTTCACTTTTGTTCCATCTGATGTTTGTAATTCGAATTCTGCTCCGGATAATTTCGCTTTAGACACGCTATCTTCTTTGGTTAAAATGGCACTCCCTGTTGTTTGCGCGTTTTCAACTGTATAACTTGCAACTGTACCGTCTGCTTTCACGGTCACTTCTTTACCATTTTTGTATTCATCACTAATTGTATAACCTGTTGGTGCTTGTGTCTCAACTAATTTATATTTCCCAGATTGAAGACCATCGAATAGAATTTTCCCATCTGAGTTAGTCGTACTTTCTTGCCCAGCCGTGTCCCCGTCAAGTGTATATAGTTGAAATTTAGCACCTGCTAATTTTTCTGTATTATCAGCTTGGTTTACTTTGGTAATCTCGAGCGAACCCACTGTAGCGATTCCGCTTCCACTACCCATTGTAAATGCTGGTGCGACTGATTTGCTTGATGTCTTATAACTTGCTGGCAGTTGACCATAATCTGCTGAGGAAGCAACGGCTGTATTCGTAATAATCCCTGACATTAGACTAACTGTACTATAGGTTACTTTAATAGGAGCTGTTGCCGTGTAATCCTTAAATTGAATTGTAAAGTTGTTATCCGTATACGTAATATCATAGTATTTGGAATCAATCGTCTCTCCAGTTGTGCTATTCATTACTTTAAAACTACTTTTCACGACTTGAGCACCGGTTGTTCCAGTTTTCAATGTGTCTGTAATAATTGGATTAGCAACAGGACGATTGGCATCAATATTTTTCAGCTCTACAGTCCAGTTAACTTTATTTTCAAAAGTAGGATCAATGCTGCCTGCTTTTGAAATGGCAGAATATACATGACTTGCATAAGTTCGGAAAGAATATGATTTTTCATCTGTACCATTGTTTGAAACTTTCGCGGTATTCGTTACATACTCATAAAAGTACCAATTATCATTTGGCTTTGTACTATATTTGATAAAGACGCGCGATGTACCCATATTAGCAAATTCTAAATGAAGTTTCTGGCTAGTTGTATCTACTTTTGTTGGGTAATTATTATCGCCTTCTGTTGCAAGGCTTCCTGTTGAATTTAAAGGAACATATAAATTCAATAGTTCCGATGATGAAGCGACATTGCGATATTGCAATGATCCCTCAACATAAGATAAACCAGCTGGTATCTCATCATCAAAAATCAAATTATCATAGTCTTTTGACATTGCATTGACAGATACAACCCAATCAATGTTTCCAGTCGTTGAATTATAAGTACCGTATTTACCACCATTTGTCATAATGCTAGAATTCGGTGTCATCGAAGCACTTACTTCATCGACATATTTGATAATACCTCCATCATAGTAAGAAATGGATGCTTTATTATCAATAGTTTTTGTTACATCATTTAAATCAATATTCGTAACCATATCTACTACTATTCGTTTGTTGGTTACTTTATAATCGCCAATAAGCTGAATATAAAATCCTTTTGGCGTTATATCTTTATCAATTGTATAATCTACGCCTTCTTTCAGTAATGT from the Listeria seeligeri serovar 1/2b str. SLCC3954 genome contains:
- a CDS encoding sugar phosphate isomerase/epimerase family protein — encoded protein: MQAKIALQLWSVKEACEMDFFGTLEEVAKMGYEGVEFAGYYGKSANEIKTKLAELGLEIAGSHISKEQLEADLDNVILFEKELGNQHIVCPYADFETEQEWFDFTSSLSAITQTINEAGLEFSYHNHAHELERISNQTTLEMLLENVPEMNAELDTYWLEYAGVGVIPFIEKYHGRLPLVHIKDMSAKSKESTIIGEGVLNIQGYMTAALNSGSKWLIIEQEAFSEDPLVSVSKGRDYLASLLEGK
- a CDS encoding Gfo/Idh/MocA family protein; the protein is MSLKVGIIGCGGIANGKHMPSLLKAEKAEMVAFCDIVLEKAEEAAKEFGAENASVYTNYKDLLQDKSIDVIHVCTPNISHAEISIAAMEAGKHVMCEKPMAKTTDEAKSMIAAAERTGKKLTIGYQNRFRKDSDYLHQICENNELGDIYYAKAKAIRRRAVPTWGVFLDEEAQGGGPLIDIGTHALDLTLWMMDNYKPKYVVGNSYHKLAKKENAANAWGSWDPKKFTVEDSAFGFITMENGATIVLEASWALNTLDVGEARTSLSGTEGGADMEDGLRINGEAYSQMYEKKIQLDADGVDFYDGEGDDPALIEAEQWLDAILNNTEPVVKPEQALVVTQILEAIYESSKTGKPVYFN
- the gadR gene encoding acid resistance transcriptional regulator GadR: MSEYLEIPELNKAFPFRSFINEGEVLVYPHWHKEIEIIYALKGSLNLGINDMPIQLKEGEIQVINGGDVHYFLASPNSERIVIQFDLSLFQEEMQLDEAGKTLREMLTEMAHLSRDWPEEVASKMQSLIQEIHSESSENKPGKHYILKADLLAIIVLIYRAIPQIKTQPDSVISEQAVLKSQETLQKLDQIFSYVEKHYQEPVSLQEVADYTGFSTYYFTKFFKRNTGMTFVTFLNDYRLNKAKWMLLNEAFPVTEVAELAGFSSVKTFHHAFKRAMGVAPLKYRKAIYGNN
- a CDS encoding Crp/Fnr family transcriptional regulator translates to MYSDEDIFKETTTKSLLQILKKNEGFHENCYQEIFPKGQEIKLNNTSGFKIYLVESGYFAYCLENEHGNSGIICFVGGEVAVNLVPIINEEPEDSILRALTEIQCWVLEPEFVERVLSETGQKEKYLLANLLYTRRAYFKASKRTFMKKEARIRACLKDIGLYMGRVTKEREYVLPEEINNSILAQYANTTREYTNIIVLKLRKEGILDDSHKPWVIKNMNAL
- a CDS encoding MBL fold metallo-hydrolase, yielding MTKIKRIMTGTIQENCYIVYQDGLALIIDPGAEANKIEAEIAKLEVTPVAILLTHCHYDHIGALEEIRATYSIPVYVSPKEQSWLSSPELNLSAHIAGTPIVARPAEHEFTLGDYNIEGFHFKVVPTPGHSIGSLSFIFADFVIVGDALFKGSIGRTDLYTGDFDTLINSITEELFVLPDDLQAYSGHGEVTTIGHEKATNPYFN
- the gloA gene encoding lactoylglutathione lyase, with product MTAKMLHTCIRVKNLTESIAFYENALGLKEIRRKDFPDFEFTLVYMAFEEGGFELELTYNYDQQEAYDLGNGYGHLAVGVPDVRALLKEHQAAGYTVTDLKGLPGEDPFYYFLTDPDGYKTEIIQDGAL
- a CDS encoding diguanylate cyclase — encoded protein: MVQQLVSNAAILLAGFYIISIIYKEPITKEMATRRKVVIGIWAGVLGFMLMLFGIPISNNVIVDLRHIPILMVGFYGGPIPALVSAIIISLSRFLLSVNLAAFMAAVVMMLIGVMAAFLSKRLERYKIWGVFTLNIIASGFVVVNLHLILAKESYFWINMTIFVVISLVIGVVSAGLMNNMIKSKQLFQKYEQDSTLDYLTQLSNVRQFDEKINHVVDKSGRQVALLLIDIDFFKNINDTYGHDAGDAILKQLAFILKESTTDGSEAFRNGGEEFSLILLDYSVEEGNYFAEHIRKETEEHHFLIPSGQTVKITISIGVSGSHNEVTTSERLFKSADEALYKAKLTGRNRVCIADEN
- a CDS encoding SDR family oxidoreductase, producing the protein MGKLNGKVVVITGAASGMGQQIALLFAKEGAKVVVADLNLEAAQKTVDLVEKENGTALAVVANVTSEDDVQNMINQAVEKYGTLDILVNNAGIMDNFVPAGELTDELWDKVFAINTTGVMRATRKALHIFEEKGQGVIVNIASAGGLFGSRAGAAYTASKHAVVGFTKNVGFQYANKNIRCNAIAPGAVNTNIGTTIYAPDQFGQERAMIGMGTNPRAGDASEIAKVALFLASDDASFVNGTVVTADAGWTAY
- a CDS encoding TetR/AcrR family transcriptional regulator encodes the protein MDRRIRKTKQSLNEALFTLLDRKPFKQITITDIVQEADVNRGTFYKHYREKEDLLDNIIQEVLADLKSAYQDPYLKTNHFSVQALTPSMIKIFDHVYSHQTFYKQVINSTISPSFQNQVCDVIRELVLNDFVSFSSTTNAEPMLLATYQAHAIFGMIVFWAEEEFSHSPEYMSEQLLFIIHAKQQIL
- a CDS encoding DUF4870 domain-containing protein, encoding MNDHRILNALSYFSIFFAPIIIPVLIWIFAKTDEVTHHAKIALLTHIIPTIAGIVCFSSFFITSFTQGGILTNLTLMVTAGLFFITIIATAGLFIFNIVRGIQMLLTKQEEDVWI
- a CDS encoding SpaA isopeptide-forming pilin-related protein is translated as MRSIKQWKKLLITAVIGLLVFQNVSPVLATMTEEKTDEATLKIVKEDKDTHEKVNGSTFEIKDKKTGETKELSIEANGVVTQASLSAGEYAVKEKTAAPGYTLDEKEYSVTLTNQEEVVTSVSAKEATETETKGEQTTTKEEQTTTKKEKTVIPEKKSVANNNLKAAITDNIFTQVLLKDGNGDEIKTSDRIKNGSGVVLDMNFSFTGKNYKAGDTYTTVLPDAFNFGNKNLSGNFLPSTEAEWTFDVTTRELTITFLKDGVQEGDYDISISTAFKMFTATEETVQDVVFKTAEKDTIYQIEIIPEITYPTTVALNASPGVVNPNKVSVESKFNLTKEMDAKGELKLADYTSGGTTTIDRNSIKVYSSDVSAGGTLIGTKKELTEGTDYTLTYTTVGLTISLTNGLAGKGYQVTYDRTINQPSTSLSYVSTQVQTIGDSGILSSNSAYVYLTMTNYKHMEKKGVYNGSTQSIDWTINFNYDQDELSTSTVLTDILADNDVAYVADSLKINRVTFNATTGVPIIGADAASDWTTSAISANGSFNLTYKDTTTNAYQITYSTKITDFSDRKIKNEITDENGVSADATIAIQPDLLKKEAGNIDYFNNTMTWKITANADRITMSNLNITDTFSSGVKSLASHEVYAYTDNINRTLLKEGVDYTIDKDITPKGFYIQLIGDYKVTNKRIVVDMVTNIDLNDVTKTIDNKASISYYDGGIIKYVDEVSASMTPNSSIMTNGGKYGTYNSTTGNIDWVVSVNAMSKDYDNLIFDDEIPAGLSYVEGSLQYRNVASSSELLNLYVPLNSTGSLATEGDNNYPTKVDTTSQKLHLEFANMGTSRVFIKYSTKPNDNWYFYEYVTNTAKVSNNGTDEKSYSFRTYASHVYSAISKAGSIDPTFENKVNWTVELKNIDANRPVANPIITDTLKTGTTGAQVVKSSFKVMNSTTGETIDSKYYDITYTDNNFTIQFKDYTATAPIKVTYSTVSLMSGIITNTAVASSADYGQLPASYKTSSKSVAPAFTMGSGSGIATVGSLEITKVNQADNTEKLAGAKFQLYTLDGDTAGQESTTNSDGKILFDGLQSGKYKLVETQAPTGYTISDEYKNGKEVTVKADGTVASYTVENAQTTGSAILTKEDSVSKAKLSGAEFELQTSDGTKVKEGLETDADGKIEVADLAPGDYQFVETKAPTGYELDASPVEFTIEFNQTAPVNVTKDNVAKTGSVVLTKIDNKTRSNLEGAEFELQTKQGVSLNADRTTGADGQLRIDNLAPGEYQLVEVKAPEGYQLEKTPVEFTIEFNQQEPIQVTKTNAMSSGSVVLTKTDSETKAALADATFKLVDADNNVTENLTTDENGKIEVTDLAPGDYQLIETKAPEGYELDTAPVEVKIAFDQQKPLQVTKENTKKNISGIITVEYVDKEGNHLADQEIHTGIVGEKYELAAKNIRNYKLVKDATNKVGTFNKDPQKITFVYEKTKQPIKVDSVNPTKPSDPTKPAVKVGETPNLPSTGDQFPYEVIFTGFIISALALFLLRKTRKMHE